A window of bacterium contains these coding sequences:
- a CDS encoding phosphatase PAP2 family protein, giving the protein MRRGMIRLTIHRLDLDRWAVVYLIVSGIYPLLNPSVNAHPFWRLAAHWALALVFWFLPPILRRSRHAVLRLVGEIYLPFTFPLFYAEMEFLGIVFHGFHDSFDPWLIALESKLFGLQPSLAWSAAWPWPWFHELMEFAYFTYYLFSPVVLFMLFKSAGPADDDRWPAVRGFVRDLSATMLLCYSLYTFFPAWGPKYFTTRPIDVPGWIFTDIMRVIHANGAILGAAFPSSHVAGSMMGWWHVWRWFPRYRPLATSLWLLLCAATVYCRYHYVVDVIGGIMLGSLVIWLGHNFGETGQWFRWEKLKTWRGLPRPRITEP; this is encoded by the coding sequence ATGCGCCGCGGGATGATCAGGTTGACCATCCACCGCCTCGACCTCGACCGCTGGGCGGTGGTCTATCTGATCGTCAGCGGAATCTACCCCCTGCTCAACCCCTCGGTGAACGCCCACCCCTTCTGGCGGCTGGCCGCGCACTGGGCCCTGGCGCTGGTCTTCTGGTTCTTGCCGCCGATCCTGCGGCGCTCGCGTCACGCCGTGCTGCGGCTGGTGGGCGAGATCTACCTGCCGTTCACCTTCCCGCTCTTCTACGCGGAGATGGAGTTCCTGGGCATCGTCTTCCACGGCTTCCACGACTCCTTCGACCCTTGGCTGATCGCCCTCGAAAGCAAGCTCTTCGGCCTGCAGCCGAGCCTGGCCTGGTCGGCGGCCTGGCCGTGGCCCTGGTTCCACGAGCTGATGGAGTTCGCCTATTTCACCTACTACCTTTTCTCGCCGGTGGTCCTGTTCATGCTCTTCAAGAGCGCGGGCCCGGCCGACGACGACCGCTGGCCCGCCGTACGCGGCTTCGTACGCGACCTGAGCGCGACCATGCTGCTCTGCTACTCCCTCTACACGTTCTTTCCCGCCTGGGGACCCAAGTATTTCACCACCCGGCCCATCGACGTGCCGGGCTGGATCTTCACCGACATCATGCGCGTCATCCACGCCAACGGCGCCATCCTGGGCGCGGCGTTTCCCAGCAGCCATGTGGCCGGCTCGATGATGGGCTGGTGGCACGTCTGGCGCTGGTTCCCGCGCTATCGCCCGCTGGCGACGAGCCTGTGGCTGCTGCTCTGCGCCGCCACAGTCTATTGCCGCTATCACTACGTTGTCGATGTGATCGGCGGGATCATGCTGGGTTCCCTGGTGATCTGGCTGGGGCACAATTTCGGGGAGACGGGGCAATGGTTCCGCTGGGAGAAGCTGAAGACCTGGCGGGGGCTCCCGCGGCCGCGGATCACAGAACCATAG
- a CDS encoding NAD-dependent epimerase/dehydratase family protein yields MTALVALTGATGFLGGHIADALLARGCRLRASVRATSDQRWIRDKGLETIEAVLAPPSGAPDEAGLETLDALLDGAERVIHCAGVVRARDEAGYRRANTLSTRRLLEAAARAGSVRAFVLISSLAASGPSAPGRPRREDDPCAPITAYGRSKVEAESLLERDWPFRTAALRPPALYGPRDRAFLPLFKAAGRGLGARIGRVKELSLVDGRDAARAAVLLAEDERARGAYFVEDGMPHAIADLTAALSRGFGRPILTLPLPVGLLRLFARLVGGTRAQALPLLAEDRLVDVSVDGWACTGEKIRRELGFSDARDLDTGFAETLDFYRREGWL; encoded by the coding sequence ATGACCGCGCTGGTGGCATTGACCGGCGCCACCGGTTTCCTGGGCGGACACATCGCCGACGCGCTGCTGGCACGCGGATGCCGGTTGCGCGCCAGCGTGCGCGCAACCAGCGACCAGCGCTGGATCCGGGACAAGGGCCTCGAGACGATCGAGGCCGTGCTGGCGCCGCCGTCCGGCGCGCCGGACGAGGCGGGCCTGGAGACCCTGGACGCCCTGCTCGACGGCGCCGAGCGGGTGATCCACTGCGCCGGCGTGGTGCGCGCCCGGGACGAGGCGGGCTACCGGCGCGCCAACACACTGAGTACGCGCCGCCTGCTGGAGGCCGCCGCCCGCGCGGGCTCGGTGCGCGCGTTCGTGCTGATCTCCAGCCTGGCCGCCTCGGGACCCTCCGCGCCAGGAAGGCCGCGGCGCGAGGACGATCCCTGCGCGCCGATCACCGCCTATGGACGCTCCAAGGTGGAGGCCGAATCCCTGCTGGAGCGGGACTGGCCCTTCCGCACCGCGGCCCTGCGGCCACCCGCGCTGTACGGTCCGCGCGACCGGGCTTTCCTGCCCCTGTTCAAGGCCGCCGGGCGCGGCCTGGGTGCGCGCATCGGCCGCGTGAAGGAGTTATCCCTGGTGGACGGGCGGGATGCGGCCCGCGCCGCCGTGCTGCTGGCCGAGGACGAGCGCGCCCGGGGCGCGTATTTCGTGGAAGACGGCATGCCCCACGCCATCGCCGACCTGACGGCGGCCCTGTCCCGCGGCTTCGGCCGGCCCATCCTGACCCTGCCGCTGCCGGTGGGGCTGCTGCGCCTGTTCGCGCGGCTGGTGGGCGGGACACGGGCGCAAGCGCTGCCCCTGCTGGCCGAAGATCGACTTGTGGATGTTTCGGTGGACGGCTGGGCCTGCACCGGCGAGAAGATCCGCAGGGAGCTCGGCTTCTCGGACGCGCGTGACCTGGACACGGGATTCGCCGAGACCCTGGACTTCTACCGCCGGGAGGGCTGGCTCTGA
- a CDS encoding GNAT family N-acetyltransferase translates to MGFTVAPVSGKKDLDAFLHLPYRIYADDPHYVYPLLAQLKEFFDRRKNPFFKHAETGLWLARRDGEVIGRIGACVDRYHNEYWREQIGFYGFYECIDDAVVSHALLDTARDWLRERGMTVMRGPLNFTTNHDNPGLLIDGEPSPPVTGMSYNPTYYQDQFESYAGLAKCKDLWAWRVDAEDIKLSKRVADGVRQVLAGKTDLTVRPIDKKDFRNEVELIRSLYNDCWNENWGFIPMDPEEFYFSAKEMKTMVNENLLLIAEWRGEPIGFSMTIPDFNLALKRVRGKLFPFGILKFLLDRKKITYARTLLLGVLPEHRRKGVDVMMVLRSYKAAVKGGITAGECSWILEDNTPMNNILEKLGARVYKTYRIYDLPLS, encoded by the coding sequence ATGGGCTTCACCGTCGCGCCGGTATCCGGCAAGAAGGACCTCGACGCGTTCCTGCACCTTCCCTACCGTATCTACGCCGACGATCCCCACTACGTCTACCCGCTGCTCGCCCAGCTCAAGGAGTTCTTCGACCGGCGCAAGAACCCCTTCTTCAAGCATGCCGAGACCGGTCTCTGGCTGGCCCGGCGCGACGGCGAGGTGATCGGACGCATCGGCGCCTGCGTCGACCGCTATCACAACGAGTACTGGCGCGAGCAGATCGGCTTCTACGGTTTCTACGAATGCATCGACGACGCGGTCGTCTCCCACGCGCTGCTCGACACCGCCAGGGACTGGCTGCGCGAACGCGGCATGACCGTCATGCGCGGCCCGCTGAACTTCACCACCAATCACGACAATCCGGGCCTGCTGATCGACGGCGAGCCCTCGCCGCCGGTGACCGGCATGTCCTACAACCCGACCTACTACCAGGATCAATTCGAATCCTACGCCGGGCTGGCCAAGTGCAAGGACCTGTGGGCCTGGCGGGTGGACGCCGAGGACATCAAGCTCTCCAAACGCGTGGCCGACGGCGTCAGGCAGGTGCTCGCCGGCAAGACCGACCTCACCGTCCGCCCCATCGACAAGAAGGACTTCCGCAACGAGGTGGAGCTGATCCGCAGCCTCTACAACGATTGCTGGAACGAGAACTGGGGCTTCATCCCCATGGACCCCGAGGAGTTCTATTTCTCGGCCAAGGAGATGAAGACCATGGTCAACGAGAACCTGCTGCTGATCGCCGAGTGGCGTGGCGAGCCCATCGGCTTCAGCATGACCATCCCCGACTTCAACCTTGCACTCAAGAGGGTTCGCGGCAAACTCTTCCCCTTCGGCATCCTCAAGTTCCTGCTCGACCGCAAGAAGATCACCTACGCGCGCACCCTGCTGCTGGGCGTGCTGCCCGAGCACCGGCGCAAGGGCGTGGACGTGATGATGGTCCTGCGCAGTTACAAGGCCGCCGTCAAGGGCGGCATCACCGCGGGCGAGTGCAGCTGGATCCTCGAGGACAATACGCCGATGAACAACATCCTCGAAAAGCTCGGCGCCCGGGTCTACAAGACCTACCGCATCTACGACCTGCCGCTGTCATGA
- a CDS encoding aminotransferase class I/II-fold pyridoxal phosphate-dependent enzyme: MKMGLLDKVGQFRAAKDLQKAGLYHYFRVIESAQENTVRIDGREVIMLGSNNYLGLTNHPLVKERAKQALDKYGSGCAGSRFLNGTLDIHIELEAKLAELVGKEKALVFSTGMMVNLGVIFALVGRNDTVVVDRADHASIIDGTRLSFGQVKKYRHNNMTSLAQVLSTCDSNGTLIVVDGVFSMHGDIAKVPEILDLAEKHDAVLMIDDAHGVGVLGNQGRGTADHFGVTDRVHLVMGTFSKSLASVGGFIASDAETIHYIQHIARSLIFSASMPPASCAAVSAAVDVMLEEDWRLEHLWRNTKVMMSRLKDAGFDTGPSETPIIPVVIGEDLMTFQMCRRLFEEGVFVNSVVSPAVEKGDALIRLSLMATHTEDEVHRAMDILTRVGKELGVID; this comes from the coding sequence ATGAAGATGGGGCTACTCGACAAGGTCGGACAGTTCAGGGCGGCGAAGGATCTGCAGAAGGCCGGTCTGTACCATTATTTCCGGGTCATCGAGTCCGCGCAGGAGAACACCGTGCGGATCGACGGCCGGGAAGTGATCATGCTGGGCAGCAACAACTACCTGGGCCTGACCAACCACCCGCTGGTCAAGGAGCGGGCCAAGCAGGCCCTGGACAAGTACGGCAGCGGCTGCGCCGGTTCGCGATTCTTGAACGGCACCCTGGACATCCACATCGAGCTGGAGGCGAAACTGGCCGAGCTGGTGGGCAAGGAGAAGGCCCTGGTCTTCTCCACCGGCATGATGGTCAACCTGGGCGTGATCTTCGCCCTGGTCGGCCGCAACGACACCGTGGTGGTCGACCGCGCCGACCACGCCTCGATCATCGACGGCACCCGCCTGAGCTTCGGCCAGGTCAAGAAGTACAGGCACAACAACATGACCTCGCTGGCGCAGGTTCTGAGCACCTGCGACTCCAACGGCACGTTGATCGTCGTGGACGGCGTGTTCTCCATGCACGGCGATATCGCCAAGGTGCCCGAGATCCTCGACCTCGCCGAGAAGCACGACGCGGTGCTGATGATCGACGACGCCCACGGCGTGGGCGTGCTCGGCAACCAGGGGCGCGGCACCGCCGACCACTTCGGCGTCACCGACCGCGTGCACCTGGTCATGGGCACCTTCAGCAAGTCGCTGGCCTCGGTCGGCGGCTTCATCGCCTCGGACGCCGAGACCATCCACTACATCCAGCACATCGCCCGCTCGCTGATCTTCTCCGCGAGCATGCCGCCCGCCTCCTGCGCCGCCGTGTCGGCGGCCGTCGACGTAATGCTCGAGGAGGACTGGCGCCTCGAGCACCTCTGGCGCAACACCAAGGTCATGATGTCGCGTCTGAAGGACGCCGGTTTCGACACCGGCCCGTCCGAGACGCCCATCATCCCCGTCGTGATCGGCGAGGATCTCATGACCTTCCAGATGTGCCGCCGGCTGTTCGAGGAGGGCGTCTTCGTAAACTCAGTGGTCTCGCCCGCCGTGGAGAAGGGCGACGCCCTGATCCGCCTCAGCCTGATGGCCACCCACACCGAGGACGAGGTGCATCGCGCCATGGACATCCTCACGCGCGTGGGCAAGGAACTGGGCGTGATCGACTAA